The Rhodospirillales bacterium genome contains a region encoding:
- a CDS encoding site-specific integrase, with protein sequence MASIRKRGRKWQAQVRRHGSSALSKTFFEKSDALKWARQVETDLDKGIICTKGQVDRNATLGDLLSRYRDNVIINMKSGPEQHYKINMLLRDPIASHSVKALAPSLFSDYRDRRIKHVLPQTARKELVLFQRVLNVAMREWGLQLHQNPLTSVEKPPPGKARDRRLEPHELTLLMAATQQSRNPNLKPMILFAIETGMRLGELLSLRWEDINVDKSLALLRHTKNGWPRTVPLSRRAVEILKELPSTNGERVFATTAVRRHIKWNIWRPDLREGLAHLVDHIKRRICGIASAGFPWFSV encoded by the coding sequence TAAATGGCAGGCTCAAGTTCGCCGTCATGGGTCCTCAGCATTGAGTAAAACCTTCTTTGAAAAGTCTGATGCACTCAAATGGGCGCGACAGGTTGAAACTGATTTAGACAAAGGGATCATCTGTACAAAGGGCCAAGTTGATCGTAATGCGACCCTTGGTGATCTCTTATCTAGGTACCGCGATAACGTCATAATCAATATGAAGAGTGGCCCAGAACAGCATTACAAAATAAATATGCTCCTTCGTGACCCCATTGCATCTCATTCTGTTAAGGCTTTGGCCCCGAGCTTATTTAGCGATTACCGAGACCGACGTATTAAGCATGTGTTGCCGCAGACAGCCCGAAAAGAGCTGGTTCTTTTTCAACGTGTTTTGAATGTGGCAATGAGGGAGTGGGGCCTGCAATTGCATCAGAACCCTCTTACTAGCGTAGAGAAGCCACCACCAGGCAAGGCAAGGGACCGCCGCCTAGAGCCCCATGAACTTACCCTCCTTATGGCCGCAACCCAACAATCCAGAAACCCAAATCTCAAACCCATGATCCTTTTCGCCATAGAGACAGGTATGCGCCTGGGGGAGCTCCTAAGCCTCAGGTGGGAAGACATCAATGTGGACAAAAGCCTCGCACTTTTACGCCATACAAAGAATGGGTGGCCCCGCACTGTGCCCCTCAGTCGCCGCGCCGTTGAAATTCTTAAAGAGCTACCAAGTACGAATGGAGAGAGGGTGTTCGCAACAACAGCTGTCCGTCGTCATATAAAATGGAACATCTGGCGGCCTGATCTAAGAGAGGGTCTGGCCCATCTGGTTGATCATATTAAGCGGCGTATTTGCGGTATTGCAAGCGCCGGGTTTCCATGGTTTTCCGTTTGA